From Camelina sativa cultivar DH55 chromosome 20, Cs, whole genome shotgun sequence, the proteins below share one genomic window:
- the LOC109131183 gene encoding agamous-like MADS-box protein AGL53 — translation MAERFSKLNDRERRKKSTNLSLFLNKKTLKEKKTSFDIKDNNFSEKVLEMEASLESALRQHQSKVSVILYNHDNGSFYQLPHSVSSFDPSMSTALLGAQGLCLRSNDSDLPMVFPPQIQTQTPPLVHFDQFAGWNQTPSSFADPMMFSYYS, via the exons ATGGCAGAAAGATTCAGCAAATTAAACGATAGAGAGCGACGCAAGAAAAGCACAaacctttctctgtttctgaatAAGAAGACcctcaaagagaagaagacatctTTTGATATCAAGGACAACAATTTCTCTGAGAAAGTATTGGAGATGGAGGCTTCGTTAGAGAGTGCTCTACGG CAACATCAGAGCAAAGTTTCAGTCATTCTCTATAACCATGACAACGGTAGCTTCTACCAACTCCCTCACTCTGTTTCTAGCTTTGACCCATCGATGAGTACGGCTTTACTTGGAGCACAAGGACTTTGTCTAAGAAGTAACGACTCGGATCTTCCCATGGTGTTTCCTCCTCAGATTCAGACACAAACCCCACCACTTGTCCACTTTGATCAGTTTGCGGGGTGGAATCAAACTCCGTCGTCTTTTGCTGATCCAATGATGTTCTCTTATTACAGTTGA
- the LOC104772491 gene encoding B3 domain-containing protein At5g26805-like: MIKTLLYTFLQTKHQEENTDRTDLKYPLFPQEVEIRPIIPFCWEILKTLTRHEILDEGKLQLPHEKILDILMRYYSKCVILLTNCLTCQLNLFVKDLDTNTIHFVTLWKHPHKENFTMRESWIKKFVKRRELVAGMVVGMYWDNENCMFCFSVLEGSE; the protein is encoded by the coding sequence ATGATCAAAACATTGCTCTACACCTTCCTTCAAACAAAACACCAAGAAGAAAACACTGACAGGACAGATCTTAAATATCCACTGTTTCCTCAAGAAGTCGAGATTCGACCCATAATTCCTTTCTGTTGGGAAATCCTCAAAACCCTCACAAGACATGAAATATTGGATGAAGGCAAGTTACAACTTCCACATGAGAAAATCCTAGATATTTTGATGAGATACTATTCAAAATGTGTCATATTGCTCACAAATTGTCTGACTTGCCAGCTCAATTTATTTGTGAAAGATCTTGATACAAACACTATCCATTTTGTTACATTGTGGAAACATCCACATAAAGAAAATTTCACTATGCGTGAGTCTTGGATCAAAAAATTTGTTAAGAGGAGGGAGCTTGTGGCTGGCATGGTGGTTGGTATGTATTGGGATAACGAGAAttgcatgttttgtttctcaGTATTAGAGGGAAGTGAGTGA
- the LOC104770699 gene encoding GEM-like protein 6, producing the protein MTQPLPQRSRVSTIQCFCIQLPLVSLSFPLYTFSPTRFHHQPSLTINLSTLSFSFSQDQESRIKITAKPSKMTLSRVHQQAIAFPAAKTATMSYLPDPPSINKLQVPTSSKFSFLTSKGKSMLRKKKTDSFTKGARDQDKLEPKLSETVKRKLSLGAKILQMGGLEKIYKRLFKVCDEEKLFKAYQCYLSTTAGPISGLLFISSKKIAFCSERSIKVASPQGDISRVHYKVSIPLSKINGVNQSQNTKKPSKKYLEVVTVDNFDFWFMGFVSYRKAFNCLEQALNEDEQ; encoded by the coding sequence ATGACTCAGCCTTTACCACAAAGATCTCGAGTCTCAACGATTCAATGTTTTTGTATTCAACTGcctcttgtttctttgtctttccCTTTATATACCTTCTCACCAACACGGTTTCATCATCAACCATCACTCACAATTAATCTCTctactctctccttctctttctcacaagatcaagaatcaagaatcaaaatcaCCGCTAAACCATCCAAGATGACATTGAGCAGAGTTCATCAACAAGCTATTGCATTTCCCGCAGCCAAGACTGCAACGATGAGTTACTTGCCTGACCCACCTTCCATCAATAAGCTCCAAGTCCCAACTTCATcaaagttttcttttctaacaAGCAAAGGAAAATCAATGCTGCGAAAGAAGAAAACCGATAGCTTCACGAAAGGAGCTAGAGACCAGGACAAGTTAGAACCCAAGCTAAGTGAAACAGTCAAGAGAAAGCTATCCTTGGGAGCTAAGATCCTTCAAATGGGAGGCTTAGAGAAAATCTACAAGCGACTCTTCAAAGTCTGCGATGAAGAGAAGCTTTTCAAGGCGTACCAATGTTACCTATCCACAACCGCAGGTCCCATCTCAGGCCTACTCTTCATCTCGTCAAAAAAGATTGCATTCTGTAGCGAGAGATCCATCAAGGTGGCTTCTCCTCAGGGAGATATCTCTAGGGTTCACTACAAAGTCTCAATCCCGTTATCCAAGATCAATGGTGTGAACCAGAGTCAGAACACGAAGAAACCATCTAAGAAGTACCTTGAAGTAGTTACAGTTGATAACTTCGACTTCTGGTTTATGGGATTCGTGAGCTACCGCAAAGCATTCAACTGTCTCGAGCAAGCTTTAAACGAAGATGAGCAATAA